From a region of the Arachis ipaensis cultivar K30076 chromosome B09, Araip1.1, whole genome shotgun sequence genome:
- the LOC107615991 gene encoding uncharacterized protein LOC107615991, which translates to MVKELKNKHNLSLIGLIETKRQVVTRLDVGRIWGGSGAGWKYVGSDGASGGLLMIWDETFFKLNNCYKGERWLCVEGVLLKNGFNCAFFLIYGAHSREEKSHVWEELSYIAGLCQVPCCFIGDFNEIVTVEKRKGTASLPLSADEFRSWIQDMHLVDLPLTDRKFTWFCGRSCSRIDRAMVSVEWLEEFPETRLRGGPRGLSDHCPIIVEDKRMSRGPMPFRSLDLWFTHEGFLRMVKEEWRSLGELDFTDKLKALRGPLGRWHKENFGNMDKKISKFEDEIKKVDDMVSNGVYDGTIEARRKALVTCCERWYVRKEIHWKQMSRSRQAKDMDRNTRYFHHIASAKRRNNQIDTLIVNGRLVRNQARIKLAIKGFYKDLYHQERSHLLGIRDGLVERIDEEEAANLEVIPSAEEIREAV; encoded by the coding sequence ATGGTGAAGGAGTTAAAAAACAAACATAACTTGAGCTTGATAGGTTTGATTGAGACTAAACGGCAGGTTGTGACGAGGCTTGATGTTGGGAGGATCTGGGGAGGTAGTGGGGCGGGATGGAAATATGTAGGGTCGGACGGTGCATCCGGTGGTCTCTTGATGATTTGGGATGAAACTTTTTTTAAACTAAATAACTGCTATAAGGGGGAAAGGTGGTTATGCGTTGAAGGTGTCTTGCTGAAGAATGGTTTCAATTGTGCTTTTTTCTTGATCTATGGTGCGCATAGTAGAGAAGAGAAGAGTCATGTGTGGGAGGAGCTGAGTTACATTGCTGGCCTATGTCAGGTTCCTTGCTGTTTCATAGGAGATTTTAATGAGATAGTGACAGTGGAAAAACGAAAAGGGACTGCTAGTTTACCTCTGTCTGCAGATGAATTTAGGAGTTGGATCCAAGACATGCACCTAGTGGATCTGCCGCTTACAGATCGCAAGTTTACGTGGTTCTGCGGCCGTTCATGTAGTCGAATTGATAGAGCTATGGTGAGTGTGGAATGGCTGGAGGAGTTCCCTGAGACCCGATTAAGGGGCGGACCACGGGGTTTGTCAGATCACTGTCCTATCATTGTGGAAGATAAAAGGATGAGCAGAGGGCCTATGCCTTTTCGGAGTCTTGATTTGTGGTTTACACATGAAGGTTTTCTTAGAATGGTTAAGGAGGAATGGAGAAGTTTGGGGGAGCTAGATTTCACAGATAAATTGAAGGCGTTAAGGGGCCCTTTGGGACGATGGCATAAGGAGAACTTTGGTAATATGGACAAGAAGATCTCGAAGTTTGAGGACGAGATTAAAAAGGTGGATGATATGGTAAGTAATGGAGTGTATGATGGAACTATTGAGGCTAGGAGAAAGGCACTAGTTACTTGCTGTGAGAGGTGGTACGTGAGGAAAGAAATTCACTGGAAGCAAATGTCTCGGTCTCGGCAAGCAAAGGATATGGACAGAAACACAAGATACTTCCACCATATAGCATCAGCAAAACGGAGGAATAATCAGATTGATACTTTGATAGTCAATGGCAGACTGGTAAGGAACCAAGCTAGGATCAAATTAGCGATTAAAGGGTTTTATAAAGATCTGTATCATCAGGAGAGATCTCATTTGTTGGGGATTAGAGATGGTCTAGTAGAAAGGATAGATGAGGAAGAGGCTGCAAACTTGGAGGTGATACCCTCAGCTGAGGAAATCAGAGAGGCAGTGTGA